The sequence TCTAAGTTCAATTATTGTATGGGTAGTTGTTATCAGTATGTTGTTCGTGCAAGGGGAAACATATAAAGTGATTCCCCATTCAGAAAAAGAACAATATCATCAGATGACAAAAGCATCAATGGACCCACCATTCCTAAAACAGGAAGACAGAAATATATCTAATAATTTAAGCGAATCCAAGCAAGTTACAAAGCGAAATATTGAAGAAGTAGGACTGACTAAAGAATGGGTAGCTAAACATACTAAAGACCGAGTATTATCCATTAACAAACTTCTAGCTTCTTTAGAAATCTATTCTGTAAACCCCCTTTCTTCTAATTGAAGAAAAAGGGGGTTTTATACTGTTCATAGTTCGGACTAGAGTGTTTGTTATAATAATAAGAAATAACAAGGTTGATTGACATTTAAAGCTTTAGGAAAGTATGATAATATAATTGATTGCAAAAGAAAATAAAAAGGGGTTCAGGCCAAATGATCTATTTTGATAATAGTGCCACAACAAAGCCATATCCCGAAGTATTACAGAGTTTTCACCAAGTAGCCGATACCTATTATGGTAATCCTTCCTCTATTCATCGCTTCGGAAGTGATTCAGAACGGTTATTGAATCAGTCAAAAAAACAAGCTGCTCAGCTATTATCGATTGATCCAGAGGAAATCATTTTTACATCGGGTGGAACAGAGGGAAACAACTTAGCCATTAAAGGGATTGCACTTCAACATCAAAATCGAGGTAAGCATATTATTACGTCATCCATTGAACATCCTTCTGTATTAGAAGCATGTAAAGCTTTAGAAGGGTTAGGATTTGAAGTAACCTATTTACAAGTGAATGAAGAGGGAATTATTGATCTTTCTGATTTAGAAAAATCTATACGAGAAGATACGATCCTCATTAGTATTATGCACGTGAATAATGAACTTGGATCGATACAACCTATACAACAAATTGGTAAGATTGCAAATCGTTATCCAAAGCTTTATTTTCATGTTGATTATGTACAAGGATTAGGTAAAGTCCCGTTGGATTTTCATAAAAACAATATTGATCTGTGTACGATGTCTAGTCATAAAATACATGGGTTGAAAGGAACTGGTATTCTCTTTGTAAAGAAAAATACCTCCCTTTTCCCATTGTTGCATGGTGGTAGCCAAGAAGCATCCTATCGAGCTGGGACAGAAAATTTACCTGGTATAGTATCTATGGTAAAAGCGTTAAGGATGACTCTTGAGCACCAACGAAGTCACCTTGCCACTTTGCAAAAAATGCACGAAAAGATTAGGGTGAGCTTAGAGGAAATGAGTGGAGTGATTGTCAATACACCTGAAAATGCTGCTCCTCATATCCTTAATTTCTCCTTGCCAGGGTTTAAGCCTGAAGTTGTTATTCATGCACTTGGAGAACAAGGTGTATTCATATCTACAAAATCAGCTTGTTCTTCTAAGGATGCTGATGAGAGTGCTATTCTTATAGCCTGTGGTGCTAACCATGAACGAGCGTCATCTGCGCTCAGAATTAGTTTGTCTTATTTTAACACCAACAAAGAAGTAGATAGTTTCCTTCGTACGTTTAGAAATGTAATCGATCAACTAAGTGAAGTAATGGGGTAGATACAATGCAATATGATCATATATTAATCCGTTATGGAGAAATGTCATTAAAAGGGAAGAATCGCAAGCATTTTGTAGCAAAGCTATATGAAAATGTGAAGTCTAAATTACAGTCTTTCCCTGATATAAAAATCAAACGAAACCGTGACCGTATGTATATCCTTTTGAATGGTGAGGATCCTCAACCAATTATGGATCAAATTAAGGATGTCTTTGGAATTCAATCATTTAGCTTAGCTGTAAAAGTAAACAGTACGGAGGAAGAAATTAAAGCAGGTGCTTTGTTCGCTTTAACAAAGCCAGAGAATGTTAAGACATTTAAAGTATCTGTTCGTAGAGTTAATAAGAACTTTCCTATCAACTCACAAGATATGAACCGTGTTATTGGAGGCCATCTTCTGCGAAATACGGAGGGTTATCAAGTTGATGTTCATCAACCAGATATGGAAATCATGGTAGAGATTAGAAGAGATGGAACCTATATCACCTCGGAGAAAATTAAGGGTGCCGGAGGACTTCCTGTAGGCACAACCGGAAAGAGCCTTCTCCTTTTATCAGGTGGAATCGATAGTCCTGTAGCAGGTTATTTGACAATGAAGCGAGGTGTTGAAATTGAAGCCATTCATTTTCATTCTCCTCCTTACACCAGTGAGAGATCAAAGCAAAAGGTATTAGAACTTGCACAGAAGTTAACCAGATTTGGTAACAAAGTACGTGTCCATATTGTCCCATTTACGAAATTGCAACAGTCGCTTTATCGACAGATACCAGAGGAATATGGGATGACGGTAATGAGACGATTAATGTTACGCATCAGTGAGCATGTTGCCGAGCGAGAGGACATTCTTTCCTTTACCACAGGGGAAAGCCTTGGTCAGGTTGCCAGTCAAACGATGGAAAGTATGAATGCAATCAATGAGGTAACGAATTATCCAATTATAAGACCGTTAGTAGCAATGGATAAACTTGATATTATCGAACTATCCAAAAAGATCGATACGTATGAGATTTCTATACGCCCATATGAGGATTGCTGTACAGTCTTTGTTCCGAGTCAGCCCAAGACAAGACCTACTCGTGAAAAAATCAATGAGCTTGAAGCTAAAGTTGACTTTACTCAAGAATTAGAAGAAACGTTAGAAAACATCGAAACATTAGAGTTCCGGGAAGAACATAGTGAACAAGAGAACGAATTTTCTGATCTGTTATAACTAACAGAATTGCCAAAATTTGATTAGTATTTACCTTGCGTTGTTGCACAAGCTAGTAGTATCAAGGAGGTGAATTCATCATGGCATATAACAACTCTAACGAACTTGTAGTACCTGGTGTACAACAAGCTTTAGATCAAATGAAAACTGAAATTGCTCAAGAATTTGGTGTACAACTTGGTCCAGATTCAACTTCTCGTCAAAACGGATCAGTTGGCGGTGAAATCACGAAACGTCTAGTTCAAATGGCGGAACAGCAATACGGTGGTAAACAATAACTGAATACAGTTGGCTACAAGAAGAGCAGTGATAGCTGCTCTTCTTTTTTGTCTAGCGGAAATTATAAAAATGTTGGCTTGTGCATAACTAGGTAAGTTATAGAGGCCACTTCCAGCTCCAGCGCCCAGCAAATTTCCTGCACCTCCTTACGATAAGTCAACATCGAACGTTTGCGCTCTTCGTTTCCTTTATCTCATACGAAATCAGGTGAAGTTCGATTAAAATCGCTACATCACGTAGCAACATCGTACCAACCCACGTCGTGTGGGCCGCAGCATATACGTCACTAAACGGGCCCTTGCACTTTTGTTCACAATCAAGCTTCTTGGAGGATTGCAATCCCTTCCTTTTTTGGGAAACATGTGCTATGGTACATAAAAAGTAACGAGAGAGGATGAGCCTATGGGAGAGCTATGGTTTGGTGGAACTATATACACAATGAATGTGCCAGAGGACACTGTAGATGCTATCTATGTACATAAAGGAACCATCATGGATACTGGTGCGGTTGA is a genomic window of Pontibacillus yanchengensis containing:
- a CDS encoding cysteine desulfurase family protein, whose amino-acid sequence is MIYFDNSATTKPYPEVLQSFHQVADTYYGNPSSIHRFGSDSERLLNQSKKQAAQLLSIDPEEIIFTSGGTEGNNLAIKGIALQHQNRGKHIITSSIEHPSVLEACKALEGLGFEVTYLQVNEEGIIDLSDLEKSIREDTILISIMHVNNELGSIQPIQQIGKIANRYPKLYFHVDYVQGLGKVPLDFHKNNIDLCTMSSHKIHGLKGTGILFVKKNTSLFPLLHGGSQEASYRAGTENLPGIVSMVKALRMTLEHQRSHLATLQKMHEKIRVSLEEMSGVIVNTPENAAPHILNFSLPGFKPEVVIHALGEQGVFISTKSACSSKDADESAILIACGANHERASSALRISLSYFNTNKEVDSFLRTFRNVIDQLSEVMG
- the thiI gene encoding tRNA uracil 4-sulfurtransferase ThiI — translated: MQYDHILIRYGEMSLKGKNRKHFVAKLYENVKSKLQSFPDIKIKRNRDRMYILLNGEDPQPIMDQIKDVFGIQSFSLAVKVNSTEEEIKAGALFALTKPENVKTFKVSVRRVNKNFPINSQDMNRVIGGHLLRNTEGYQVDVHQPDMEIMVEIRRDGTYITSEKIKGAGGLPVGTTGKSLLLLSGGIDSPVAGYLTMKRGVEIEAIHFHSPPYTSERSKQKVLELAQKLTRFGNKVRVHIVPFTKLQQSLYRQIPEEYGMTVMRRLMLRISEHVAEREDILSFTTGESLGQVASQTMESMNAINEVTNYPIIRPLVAMDKLDIIELSKKIDTYEISIRPYEDCCTVFVPSQPKTRPTREKINELEAKVDFTQELEETLENIETLEFREEHSEQENEFSDLL
- a CDS encoding alpha/beta-type small acid-soluble spore protein, whose translation is MAYNNSNELVVPGVQQALDQMKTEIAQEFGVQLGPDSTSRQNGSVGGEITKRLVQMAEQQYGGKQ